The Flavobacterium piscisymbiosum genome includes a region encoding these proteins:
- a CDS encoding tetratricopeptide repeat protein, protein MKNLLLYILLTFSLAVSAQEKDKTLPDANEEYKQNKFIDAEANYRISESKFPKRATAPYNLGNTIYKQNQVSEAKFAYAKAIKNAKTRPEKHKAYHNLGNVFMKEKDYTQAVEAYKEALRNDPTDDETRYNYALAKQKLKENPPKNDKNKDKNKDKDKDKDKDKDKDKDKNKDKDKDKDKKDDKGDKDKDKKDGKDDPKKDDKSDNKGEPKPQPGGISKDRVQNLLDAVNNEEKKIQDKVNAQKVKGTPRKTEKDW, encoded by the coding sequence ATGAAAAATTTACTTCTTTATATTTTACTCACGTTCTCTTTGGCAGTTTCAGCTCAGGAGAAAGATAAGACATTGCCTGATGCCAATGAAGAATATAAGCAGAATAAATTTATTGACGCTGAAGCTAATTACAGAATTTCAGAATCAAAATTTCCAAAACGCGCTACTGCTCCTTATAACTTAGGAAATACTATTTACAAACAAAATCAGGTTTCTGAAGCTAAGTTCGCCTACGCGAAAGCCATAAAGAACGCCAAAACAAGACCTGAAAAACATAAAGCTTACCATAACTTAGGAAATGTTTTCATGAAAGAGAAAGATTATACGCAAGCCGTTGAAGCGTATAAAGAAGCTTTGCGTAACGATCCTACCGATGACGAAACACGTTACAATTATGCCTTAGCCAAACAAAAGCTAAAAGAAAATCCTCCTAAAAACGATAAAAATAAAGACAAGAATAAGGATAAGGACAAAGACAAGGATAAAGATAAAGACAAGGACAAGGATAAAAATAAAGACAAGGATAAGGACAAAGACAAGAAAGACGACAAAGGCGATAAGGACAAGGATAAAAAAGATGGTAAAGATGATCCTAAGAAAGATGACAAGTCTGACAATAAAGGAGAACCAAAACCACAGCCTGGAGGAATTTCTAAAGACCGCGTTCAGAATTTATTAGATGCCGTAAACAACGAAGAAAAGAAAATTCAGGATAAAGTAAACGCTCAAAAAGTAAAAGGAACCCCTAGAAAAACAGAAAAAGACTGGTAA
- a CDS encoding 5-formyltetrahydrofolate cyclo-ligase, translating to MQKNKKELRLHYKNLRAALSLDDLEEKSLAIANNLIKLPIWDKTYYHVFLPIEEQKEVNTEYILHLLSGKDKEIVVSKSDFDTRGMTHFLLTDNTKIKKNEYNIPEPVNGLPVPSATIDVVFVPLLAFDLSGNRVGYGKGFYDKFLAECKPETIKIGLSFFEAETEIEDVFESDVKLDYCVTPEKVYSF from the coding sequence ATGCAGAAGAATAAAAAGGAATTACGCTTACACTATAAAAATCTCCGGGCAGCACTTTCTCTGGATGATCTTGAAGAAAAGAGTTTGGCTATAGCCAATAATCTAATCAAATTACCCATTTGGGATAAAACGTATTATCATGTATTTCTCCCGATCGAAGAACAAAAAGAAGTAAATACAGAATATATTTTGCATTTACTTTCCGGAAAAGATAAAGAAATTGTGGTGTCTAAAAGCGATTTTGACACTCGCGGAATGACGCATTTTTTATTAACGGATAATACCAAAATCAAAAAAAACGAATATAATATTCCGGAACCTGTAAATGGTTTGCCGGTTCCGTCAGCAACTATCGATGTGGTTTTTGTACCGCTTTTGGCTTTTGATCTTTCAGGAAATCGTGTTGGTTACGGAAAAGGTTTTTACGATAAATTCCTAGCCGAATGTAAACCGGAAACGATTAAAATTGGTCTTTCTTTTTTTGAAGCTGAAACTGAAATAGAAGATGTTTTTGAATCAGATGTAAAGTTGGATTATTGTGTTACGCCTGAGAAGGTTTATAGTTTTTAG
- a CDS encoding BatD family protein, producing MKRYLILLLFTFQGLMAQVQFEARVSKNTLGLNERFRIDFIMNVDGDNFDQPSFDGFRVVGGPSQQVSQSWVNGRSSFQKIYSYILQPNQKGTFSIKQAAIEYNGQIYKTQPIKIVVTNAVAQERDPYDNSRPQGQQGIPNETLNLVAEISKTSPYLNEPITVVYKLYFNNINVTGFKELAKPKYNDFWNQNIDIKQLSIEEGTFQGQRCYFVILKKTILYPQKSGRLTIEPLSLDIGVQLPTNRRDMYGQMILTDDNKVVSAGAKTINVRPLPEATKPEGFGGAVGKFNFTVTPSKTTLKSGESLDLIVSASGSGNMKLFTLPKPVVPNALEMYDPVHDEQVTTSLSGMSGKITDKYSIVPQYKGKYAIKPMQFSYFDLNTGSYKTITSPEIMVDVLDGPMQAEANATANASKNVITKTEQFKYIKPKTTLVAIAKNDFYGSNLYYLLLFAPFVILPIIVLAKKRKEAIDGDVTGNRIRMNNKLAKKYLSQAKKQLNNKEAFYIALEKAMHNFLKAKLHIETSEMSKANIQELLLSRSANPESVQNFINLTENCEFARYAPASSASIQQDFDKAVLIISELEKQIV from the coding sequence ATGAAAAGATATTTAATTCTATTACTATTCACTTTTCAAGGGCTTATGGCTCAAGTTCAATTTGAAGCCAGAGTAAGCAAAAACACGCTCGGACTGAACGAAAGATTCCGTATTGACTTCATTATGAATGTTGATGGAGATAACTTTGACCAACCTTCATTTGACGGATTTAGAGTTGTAGGCGGACCAAGTCAGCAGGTAAGTCAGTCTTGGGTAAACGGTAGAAGTTCTTTTCAGAAAATATATTCTTATATTTTACAGCCAAATCAAAAAGGAACATTTTCTATCAAACAAGCTGCTATCGAATATAATGGCCAGATCTACAAAACACAGCCTATAAAAATCGTAGTAACAAATGCAGTTGCACAAGAAAGAGACCCTTATGACAACAGCCGACCACAAGGTCAACAAGGTATTCCTAATGAAACTTTGAATCTTGTAGCCGAAATCTCGAAAACAAGTCCGTACCTGAATGAACCTATTACAGTGGTTTATAAATTATACTTTAACAATATTAATGTTACCGGTTTTAAAGAATTGGCTAAACCTAAGTATAATGATTTCTGGAACCAGAATATAGACATCAAACAATTATCGATTGAAGAAGGAACTTTTCAGGGACAAAGATGCTATTTCGTAATCCTGAAAAAGACCATTTTATATCCTCAAAAATCAGGAAGATTAACTATTGAACCGCTTTCATTAGATATTGGCGTACAATTGCCTACAAATCGTCGTGATATGTACGGTCAGATGATTCTAACAGATGATAATAAAGTAGTTTCGGCCGGAGCCAAAACTATTAATGTACGACCACTTCCGGAAGCAACAAAACCAGAAGGATTTGGTGGTGCTGTAGGTAAATTTAATTTTACTGTTACTCCGTCTAAAACAACACTTAAAAGTGGAGAAAGTCTGGATTTAATCGTAAGCGCTTCAGGAAGCGGAAACATGAAATTGTTTACTTTACCAAAACCTGTTGTTCCTAATGCATTAGAAATGTACGATCCGGTTCATGATGAGCAGGTAACGACTTCACTTTCAGGAATGTCAGGAAAAATTACCGATAAGTATTCTATTGTACCGCAATACAAAGGGAAATATGCGATAAAACCAATGCAGTTTTCTTATTTTGATTTGAATACCGGTTCGTACAAAACAATAACTTCTCCAGAAATTATGGTTGATGTATTAGACGGACCAATGCAGGCAGAAGCAAATGCAACTGCAAACGCGTCTAAAAATGTAATTACGAAAACAGAACAATTCAAATATATCAAACCAAAAACAACATTAGTTGCAATAGCTAAAAACGATTTTTACGGTTCGAATTTGTATTATCTTCTGTTGTTCGCGCCTTTCGTTATCTTACCAATTATTGTTTTGGCTAAGAAACGAAAAGAAGCAATTGACGGTGATGTAACAGGAAACCGAATTAGAATGAACAATAAATTAGCGAAGAAATATTTATCTCAGGCTAAAAAACAACTTAACAATAAAGAGGCATTTTATATTGCGTTAGAAAAAGCGATGCATAATTTCCTAAAAGCGAAATTGCATATTGAAACCTCAGAAATGAGCAAGGCAAATATTCAGGAACTATTATTGTCGAGAAGTGCAAATCCTGAATCGGTGCAGAATTTCATTAATCTGACAGAAAACTGTGAATTTGCCCGTTATGCCCCGGCATCAAGCGCTTCGATCCAGCAGGATTTTGACAAAGCTGTTTTAATCATTTCAGAATTAGAAAAGCAAATTGTTTAA
- a CDS encoding tetratricopeptide repeat protein, translating to MKNIVYLFLLISQVFFAQSSFEKGNALYQKGQYQQAVDVYESIIKEDKQQSAELYFNLGNAYYKLNKVAPSIYNYEKALVLKPNDPETLNNLKFAKKLTIDEIKEIPKVGFAKLIQSFTGIFDYNMWAKISIGIAFIFLLSFIGYYFSQLTLSKRLFFIGMFIFLVALLLSVFAGMSEKNHFENDRPAIVFAELSEVRSEPQKAGAAIILLHEGAKVYVIETVGQWKKIELTDGAEGWIDGSTIREVK from the coding sequence ATGAAAAATATAGTATATCTTTTTTTATTAATCAGTCAGGTTTTCTTTGCTCAAAGCAGCTTTGAGAAAGGAAATGCGTTGTACCAAAAAGGACAATACCAGCAAGCTGTTGATGTTTATGAAAGTATTATTAAAGAAGACAAGCAACAATCTGCAGAGTTATATTTTAACTTAGGGAATGCGTATTACAAACTCAACAAAGTAGCGCCTTCGATTTATAATTACGAGAAAGCTCTCGTATTAAAACCTAACGATCCTGAAACATTAAATAATTTAAAATTTGCTAAAAAATTAACTATCGACGAGATCAAGGAAATCCCTAAAGTTGGTTTTGCAAAACTGATTCAAAGCTTTACAGGAATTTTTGATTATAATATGTGGGCAAAGATTTCCATAGGGATTGCGTTTATCTTTTTATTGAGTTTTATTGGGTATTATTTCTCGCAGCTTACGCTTTCGAAAAGACTCTTTTTTATTGGAATGTTTATCTTTCTTGTTGCTTTATTACTAAGTGTTTTTGCCGGAATGTCTGAAAAAAATCATTTTGAAAATGATCGTCCCGCAATTGTTTTTGCAGAGTTAAGCGAAGTTCGCAGCGAACCACAAAAAGCAGGCGCTGCCATTATATTATTGCACGAAGGAGCAAAAGTCTACGTTATCGAAACTGTAGGACAATGGAAAAAAATCGAACTAACAGACGGAGCTGAAGGCTGGATTGACGGCTCGACTATTAGGGAAGTGAAATAA
- a CDS encoding vWA domain-containing protein: protein MELDEKKYLYLLLLLPIVVCVFLFNMYWKRKKQREFGDLEMVKRLSPERSVFKPVLKLSVILLALACLIIGLVNPKIGTKMETVKREGIDIVFAVDVSKSMLAEDVAPSRLEKSKQLVSQIINNLGSDRIGIVAYAGSAFPVLPITSDYSVAKMFLQSMTPDMVSSQGTSLDEAIRLSSTYFDEKSKTSKLLILISDGEDHSEGASAAAEEANKLGMKIITIGVGTEKGGTIPLKENGVVKNYQKDQNGQTVITKLNQEGLKTIAKATKGGYVYGGSTKEVLEYIKNALNNIQKTEFEATQMADFQSQFQWFIGFAFLLLFVDIFLLERKTNWIKELNLFNEKK, encoded by the coding sequence ATGGAATTAGACGAAAAAAAATATTTATACCTTTTATTATTACTCCCAATTGTGGTGTGTGTTTTCCTTTTCAATATGTATTGGAAAAGAAAAAAACAGCGCGAATTTGGTGATCTCGAAATGGTGAAAAGACTAAGCCCGGAAAGATCTGTTTTTAAACCGGTATTAAAATTATCAGTAATACTTTTGGCGCTTGCCTGTTTAATTATCGGATTAGTAAATCCGAAGATTGGAACTAAAATGGAAACCGTAAAACGCGAAGGTATTGATATCGTTTTTGCTGTCGACGTTTCTAAAAGTATGCTTGCCGAAGATGTCGCACCAAGTCGTTTAGAAAAAAGTAAACAATTGGTTTCGCAAATCATCAATAATTTAGGAAGTGACAGAATTGGAATTGTAGCCTACGCAGGAAGTGCTTTTCCGGTTTTACCTATCACTTCAGATTATAGTGTTGCCAAAATGTTCCTGCAAAGTATGACTCCTGATATGGTTTCATCACAAGGAACTTCGCTTGATGAAGCGATTAGATTATCATCGACTTATTTCGATGAAAAAAGCAAAACCAGTAAATTATTGATTTTGATTTCTGATGGAGAAGACCATTCTGAAGGAGCTTCGGCGGCAGCAGAAGAGGCCAATAAATTGGGAATGAAGATCATAACAATTGGTGTTGGAACAGAAAAAGGAGGCACAATTCCGTTGAAAGAAAATGGCGTAGTCAAAAACTACCAAAAAGATCAAAACGGACAAACTGTTATTACAAAACTAAATCAGGAAGGATTAAAAACCATTGCAAAAGCTACAAAAGGCGGTTATGTATATGGCGGAAGCACTAAAGAAGTTTTAGAATACATCAAAAATGCTTTAAACAACATACAAAAAACTGAATTTGAAGCAACACAAATGGCCGATTTTCAATCGCAATTTCAGTGGTTCATTGGCTTTGCCTTCTTATTATTGTTTGTTGACATTTTCCTTTTAGAAAGAAAAACAAATTGGATAAAAGAGTTGAATTTATTTAACGAAAAGAAATAA
- a CDS encoding vWA domain-containing protein, whose protein sequence is MNKITFLNPEFFWLFLLIPIAIAWFFWKRNQQSATLKMSSTQGFKNSESLLTKLKPALYVFRILGLSSLIIALARPRTVDISSQTKTTKGIDIVLAIDVSGSMLAKDLKPNRMEALKRVAADFVGERPNDRVGLVLYASEAYTKTPVTSDKAIILEAIKSIKYDTVLQDGTGIGMGLATAVNRLKDSKAKSRVIILMTDGVNNAGFIEPETASDIAKQYGIKVYTIGIGTNGMAESPYAYAPNGGFLYKMQKVEIDEQLMKNIARKTDGTYFRATSNDRLAEIYNAINKLETTEIQELKFYDYDEKYRGFVLLAAFLLLLEVGLRNTVYRSFI, encoded by the coding sequence ATGAATAAAATAACTTTTTTAAATCCGGAATTTTTTTGGTTGTTTCTATTAATCCCAATTGCGATAGCTTGGTTTTTCTGGAAACGCAACCAGCAATCGGCTACTTTAAAAATGAGTTCGACTCAGGGTTTTAAAAACAGCGAATCGTTATTAACGAAATTAAAACCTGCTTTATACGTTTTTAGAATTTTAGGACTAAGCTCCTTAATTATAGCTTTGGCCAGACCAAGAACGGTTGACATTAGCAGTCAGACTAAAACCACAAAAGGAATTGATATTGTTTTGGCGATTGACGTTTCAGGAAGTATGCTTGCAAAGGATTTAAAGCCAAACCGTATGGAAGCTTTAAAAAGAGTTGCCGCAGATTTTGTTGGCGAAAGACCTAATGACAGAGTTGGATTGGTTTTATACGCTTCTGAAGCTTATACCAAAACACCTGTTACAAGTGATAAAGCTATTATTCTTGAAGCTATTAAAAGCATTAAATACGATACAGTTTTACAAGATGGAACCGGAATTGGTATGGGATTGGCAACTGCCGTAAATCGCCTGAAAGACAGTAAAGCAAAAAGCCGTGTTATTATTTTAATGACAGATGGTGTGAATAATGCCGGTTTTATTGAGCCGGAAACTGCATCAGACATAGCAAAACAATACGGAATAAAAGTATACACTATTGGTATTGGTACCAACGGAATGGCTGAATCTCCTTATGCTTATGCACCAAACGGAGGCTTTTTATATAAAATGCAAAAAGTTGAAATCGACGAACAATTAATGAAAAATATTGCCCGTAAAACCGATGGAACTTATTTTAGAGCAACAAGTAATGATCGATTAGCCGAAATATACAACGCGATTAATAAATTAGAAACAACTGAAATCCAGGAATTAAAATTCTATGATTACGACGAAAAATACAGAGGATTTGTTTTATTAGCTGCCTTTTTATTATTATTAGAAGTTGGTTTAAGAAATACAGTTTACAGAAGCTTTATATAA
- a CDS encoding succinylglutamate desuccinylase/aspartoacylase family protein, whose product MKNSTPLVIFGESILPGENKTINVEIARLHTTTKLNIPVIVRRSKIEGPVVLFSAGIHGDEINGVEIVRQIISKKINRPAKGTIICIPIINMYGFVNKSREFPDGRDLNRVFPGSKKGSLASRFAYHIVAEVLPIIDYAVDFHAGGASRFNAPQIRVTENNPELKILADVFNAPFTLYSKNINGSFRNTCEKANIKMLLFEGGKSLDINNVIANEGVMGVKRLLHYLNMLDPKQVVEYAKEESIYIKNSVWLRAKCSGLLHDYNLIGKFVTKGTILAIITDPFGKFEQKVKAPHDGFVINANHSPIVYEGDAIYHMSKNSPDNNPENAEE is encoded by the coding sequence ATGAAAAATAGTACACCCCTGGTTATTTTTGGCGAATCGATTTTGCCTGGAGAAAATAAAACAATAAATGTTGAAATTGCGAGGCTGCATACGACAACAAAGCTTAATATTCCGGTTATTGTACGCCGATCAAAAATTGAAGGTCCGGTAGTTTTATTCTCGGCCGGAATTCATGGCGACGAAATTAATGGTGTTGAAATCGTGCGCCAGATCATCAGCAAGAAAATTAATCGTCCTGCAAAAGGAACTATTATTTGTATCCCGATTATCAATATGTATGGTTTTGTAAATAAATCCCGTGAGTTTCCTGACGGACGTGATTTAAATCGCGTTTTTCCGGGAAGCAAAAAAGGTTCGCTGGCGAGTCGTTTTGCGTATCATATCGTTGCCGAAGTTTTACCGATTATTGATTATGCGGTCGATTTTCATGCCGGAGGTGCGAGTAGATTTAATGCTCCGCAAATTCGAGTGACCGAAAACAATCCTGAATTAAAAATTCTAGCGGATGTTTTTAATGCTCCGTTTACTTTATATTCTAAAAACATCAACGGTTCTTTTAGGAATACTTGCGAAAAGGCGAATATAAAAATGTTGCTTTTTGAAGGCGGAAAATCATTAGATATAAATAATGTAATTGCCAATGAAGGAGTAATGGGAGTGAAGCGTTTGTTGCATTATCTGAATATGCTTGATCCTAAACAAGTCGTTGAGTATGCAAAGGAAGAATCTATTTATATTAAAAATTCGGTTTGGCTGCGTGCTAAATGTTCCGGTTTGCTGCACGATTATAATTTGATTGGAAAATTTGTGACCAAAGGAACTATTCTGGCGATTATTACGGATCCGTTTGGTAAATTTGAACAGAAAGTAAAAGCGCCACATGACGGTTTTGTCATCAACGCCAATCATTCGCCCATAGTTTATGAGGGCGATGCGATTTATCATATGTCTAAAAATAGCCCCGATAATAATCCTGAAAATGCAGAAGAATAA